DNA sequence from the Bdellovibrionota bacterium genome:
ACACTGGCCGCGGCCGCCAAAGACCCCAGGATCATGCTGATCAGTTCATTTTGCATTGAACTTAAGTTGCGTTCTATCCCGTTCGAGAAAGGTAAACAATCGTTCCATCTGCCGCAACGAATGGCGCTCCCGTACACTTGAACACTATGGTGTGCGGGAATCACCCCGACGCTCCGGCACGCCGTCGCTGTTACAGCTGCAAATTACCGATCTGCCCCAGCTGTCAACAAAAGGCCCATCATCATATCTTTTGCGGCCCGCGATGTGCGCAAGCGTTTGCGGAAAATAGAGAGCCCGTCGAACTGTCCACACAGTTGGAACAGCTCGACGCGAGCCTCAACGAAGACCTTCGTGAATACGGCGATATCGTCGCCGTAAACGTTCGCAACGATTTCGAAAAACTTGAAACGGAACTCGATCATGCGCTGACGGCTTTAGCCACGATGGTGGAAGGCTCCGCCGTGGCCGCCGCGGGGGACTTGAAGTCCGCGGCCGAGAATTTATCCACGTTGATTCAGCGTCTGGACCGTGCAGGGGACGAACGAACCCAGGGGTTGGCCGACCGAGATGCCAATCTTCAACAGATCTCCCTTGCGATCCGAAACGGTGTGCTCGAGCTTCGCGACCAAATCACCGAGATCCACGGGGCATATGAGACACGTTCCTCATCTCTCTTGCACCAGGTCGCCAGCTTACAAGGGCGAATCGACAACTTTTTTGAAAAAGTTCAGGGCATATCCGAGAGCCAAAAGTCACATTTCACCGACGAACTGAAACGACGGACGGGAGAATTGGCCGAAGCGCTCTCGACCTTCGGGAATCGTCTCGACCAGCAGAAGGACGAGGTGGAATCCGGCATTGAAAAGATCGAGAAAGTACTTGAAGGATCCTCATCCAATCATTTAAAAGATTTACATAAATTAGGGCTAAGAATCGACGAACAGGCCGAGCGCCAGCTGGGAGAAATTCAAAACGTCCATCGGGCGGTGGAAAAGACGCTGAGCAGCGTCGCGGAGGAGTTTCGCCGGAAGCTCAATCAAGAGTTGGTGAAAGTGGTCGACCAGACGGCGTCGCTTTTCGTCGCGCACAGGGGAAACTGGAACGACGTCGTCCAGGCCGCAACAACCGGTGCGAAGGAGCTGGGCGCGGAAGCCCGAGCCGACCTTCAACGCCGCCTTAAAGGAGAAATCGAAACCCTGACGCGCGAACAGTCGCGGGCCCTGGGATTGGTGATCTCGGACGTTCATCGGGAGCTGAAGGAGCGGGCGAGCGGTAAGACCCGGCCGGGGCCTTGGATGTACGGCGCAGCCGCCGCGCTGATCTTCGTCATGGGAAGCGTTGCGTGGACGTCTTTTCGTTACGGACGATCGGAAGGTCGGCAATTGGCGACGCATGAGCGGGTACTTGAAAAACTCGAAGCGCAGGATCAAAGCCTTCGAAAATGGGTCGAGGAAAAGCTCGCGTCGCTCCGTCCCAAGACGGTGGAGACACTAATCCCCTCGAGGGCGGCCGTTACCCGGGGCGATTTGGGTCGCCGCGAGGTCGCATTCACGTTCGATGCCGGATCGAACGCGCGCGTCGCCGGTGAAATTCTCGACGATCTGAAAGCGCGAAACATTCACTCGACGATGTTTCTGACGGGGCAATTCATTGCGGATTATCCGGACATCGTGAAACGAATTGCCGCCGAAGGACACGAGGCGGCGAATCATCTCCTGGTGCACGACCATTTGATTAACGCTAAGCAGCGCACATCGGCTTTGACCAAAGAAGCGTTTGCCGCCCAACTTGAGGAAGTTGAGCGACGGTATCAGGCCGTCGCCGGCACGCCCATGGCGCATCTGTGGCGGGCACCGTACGGCGAAATTAACGACGAGATCGTCGCCTGGGCGCGTTCCATCGGCTACACACATGTCGGCTGGACCCGATCGGGGAAAAAGAGCTTGGATACCCTCGATTGGGTAGCCGATCCGAA
Encoded proteins:
- a CDS encoding polysaccharide deacetylase family protein, which encodes MVCGNHPDAPARRRCYSCKLPICPSCQQKAHHHIFCGPRCAQAFAENREPVELSTQLEQLDASLNEDLREYGDIVAVNVRNDFEKLETELDHALTALATMVEGSAVAAAGDLKSAAENLSTLIQRLDRAGDERTQGLADRDANLQQISLAIRNGVLELRDQITEIHGAYETRSSSLLHQVASLQGRIDNFFEKVQGISESQKSHFTDELKRRTGELAEALSTFGNRLDQQKDEVESGIEKIEKVLEGSSSNHLKDLHKLGLRIDEQAERQLGEIQNVHRAVEKTLSSVAEEFRRKLNQELVKVVDQTASLFVAHRGNWNDVVQAATTGAKELGAEARADLQRRLKGEIETLTREQSRALGLVISDVHRELKERASGKTRPGPWMYGAAAALIFVMGSVAWTSFRYGRSEGRQLATHERVLEKLEAQDQSLRKWVEEKLASLRPKTVETLIPSRAAVTRGDLGRREVAFTFDAGSNARVAGEILDDLKARNIHSTMFLTGQFIADYPDIVKRIAAEGHEAANHLLVHDHLINAKQRTSALTKEAFAAQLEEVERRYQAVAGTPMAHLWRAPYGEINDEIVAWARSIGYTHVGWTRSGKKSLDTLDWVADPKSSLYRSSEAIYRQILDFEQSGEGGLNGAVILMHLGSERTFDYPHKQ